Proteins from one Patescibacteria group bacterium genomic window:
- the rpoD gene encoding RNA polymerase sigma factor RpoD, translating into MTKQNKPDKDFKKSEYKFPDQVWDLMKKGEDHGFVTYQEIMQAVPEIEDNLALVDEIAKALNEKGIDITDSDRVTGIETKEKRELSELETENQLAETSEDSVRMYLKEIGRIPLLNRQQEVDFAKRIELGDEVAKSQLAKANLRLVVSVAKKYTGRGLSLLDLIQEGNLGLMKAVIKFDYKKGYKFSTYATWWIRQAVTRAIADQARTIRIPVHMIETINKLIRTQRQLVQDLGREPLPEEIAAEMGISPEKVEHIIKISQETVSLEAPVGEEEDSRLGDFIEDKESLSPAEVTTNQLLKEHITEVLEFLSPREQKILKMRFGLEDGRTHTLEEVGKEFGVTRERIRQIEAKALQKLKIHDDAKKLKDYLK; encoded by the coding sequence ATGACCAAGCAAAATAAACCAGATAAAGACTTTAAAAAATCTGAATATAAATTTCCAGATCAGGTCTGGGACTTGATGAAAAAAGGCGAAGATCATGGCTTCGTCACTTATCAGGAAATTATGCAGGCGGTTCCGGAAATTGAAGATAACTTGGCCTTAGTCGACGAAATTGCCAAAGCCTTAAATGAAAAAGGCATTGATATTACTGATTCAGACCGGGTGACCGGCATTGAAACTAAAGAAAAACGGGAATTAAGCGAGCTTGAAACCGAAAACCAGCTTGCCGAAACATCCGAAGATTCAGTCCGGATGTATTTAAAAGAAATTGGCCGAATTCCCTTATTAAACAGGCAGCAAGAAGTCGATTTTGCCAAAAGAATCGAATTGGGCGATGAAGTGGCTAAAAGTCAATTAGCCAAAGCCAATTTAAGATTGGTAGTTTCGGTGGCGAAAAAATATACTGGCCGCGGTTTGTCACTATTAGATTTAATTCAGGAAGGTAATTTAGGCTTGATGAAGGCGGTTATTAAATTTGATTATAAAAAAGGTTATAAATTTTCAACTTATGCGACTTGGTGGATTCGACAAGCGGTCACCCGCGCGATTGCTGACCAAGCGCGCACCATTCGAATTCCGGTGCACATGATCGAAACTATTAACAAATTAATCCGTACTCAACGCCAGCTGGTTCAAGATTTAGGCCGCGAACCCTTGCCTGAAGAAATTGCCGCAGAAATGGGCATTTCTCCAGAAAAAGTCGAGCATATTATTAAAATTTCCCAAGAAACAGTGTCCTTGGAAGCGCCAGTTGGTGAAGAAGAAGACAGCCGTTTGGGCGATTTTATCGAAGACAAAGAATCATTATCACCAGCAGAAGTCACCACCAACCAATTGCTCAAAGAACACATCACTGAAGTGTTAGAATTTTTATCACCTCGCGAACAAAAAATTCTCAAAATGCGCTTTGGGTTAGAAGATGGCCGGACTCATACCTTAGAGGAAGTCGGTAAAGAATTTGGCGTCACTCGCGAGCGAATTCGACAAATTGAAGCTAAAGCATTGCAAAAACTCAAAATCCACGATGATGCTAAAAAACTCAAAGATTATTTAAAATAA